One Candidatus Rhabdochlamydia sp. T3358 genomic window, TGGCAACAAATCTCCTAGATGAATGATTGCTCAACGACAGAATCCGGCTTAAATAGCTTTCCCGGCTTTTCTTGTGCTAAAGGATGAGCTTTATCATACACTTCCCTTTTCAAACGAGAGGAAACTTGCGTATAGATCGTAGTAGTGGCCAAGCTATTATGTCCAAGTAACATTTGAATAGTTTTTAAGTCCATCCCCTTTTCTAGCCAATGTGTTGCAATGGTATGCCGAATGGTATGAGGTGTAATGGTAGCTGCTAAACCACTTGCCTTAAGATATTGAGTAAAATGACGATCGATAGAACGAGAACTCAATCTTTTACCCCACTTATTTAAAAAAACAGCTTGAGGGTCTTCCTCTCTTCGATGAGAAGAGCTATCCTGATCTCGAAGAGGATGGTTTATATATGTATCTAGCCAATGAGCTGCGGTTTGAGTAATAGGGACCACCCTTTGTTTTTTACCTTTACCGTCAACTTTGATTAATAAACCCTGTATATCCAAATCTTGTCTATTTAACCCAATTAGTTCACTTAAACGCAATCCACTACTATAAAATAGCTCCATAATACATCGATCTCTATAGCCTAAATAGGTCTTTGTATTAGGCTGCGCTAGTAATTGCTCTATTTGTTGATAACTTAAAGAAGCGGGGATCTTTTTTTCTAATTTTGGAGTAGCAAGTTCCGTTAAAGGATTTGTTTCTAGCTTCTTGTGTTTCACTAAATAGGTAAAAAAAGAACGTAAGCAAGATAACCTGCGATGAATCGTTTTTTTAGATAGTTGTTTTTCTGCTAAAAATGCTAGATAGCTGCGAATCGCTTTTTTTTCTACCCCCTGCACTAAAAAAGAAGAGGAATTTTTTTTTAAATCCGCCTCTGGTATTAGCAAAATTCTATTTTGAAAAAAATACCCAAACTCTTGCATATCAATATTGTAGTTACGCAACGTGTGCTGGGAGACCTGTTTTACAGTGGATAGGTAATGCAAAAAAAGCGCACCTGCTTTGGAAAAGCTTAATTCAGCCATAACTCTTGTTCTCCTTTTCTATCTATGCTAGAATACGGGGCAATTTTCTGGAATAGGCTAAAATCATGATTACACTACGAGAGATTTCTAAAAAAATAGGCGCCCGCACTCTTTTTGAAGATGTAACAATTACCTTTAACTCAGGCTGCCGCTATGGACTTACTGGTCCAAATGGAGCTGGCAAGTCTACCCTATTTAATATTATTTTAGGAATAGATGAACCCTCTTCTGGCTCTGTAACACTACCTAGAAAAGTAGGATTTCTCAAACAAAATATTGCACAGTTTAGCGAGATGAACGTAATTGATGTGGTAATCATGGGTAATAAGCGCCTTGCAGAAACCTTCCAAGAAAGAGATGCACTCTATGAATTAGAAATAACCGATGCTATTGGAATTCGTTTAGGTGAATTAGAAGAGATTATTGCAGAAGAAGATGGGTATAGCGCAGAATCCGATGCAGAAGTGTTTTTAAACGGAATCGGCATTCCTTCTGAATGGCATCATAAAAAAATGCATTCTCTTCCCTCTGATAGGCAATTTCGAGTTTTGCTTTGCCAAGCATTATTTGGTAATCCAGAAGCACTTTTACTAGACGAACCAACCAACCACCTCGATTTAGAATCCATCGGTTGGCTAGAAAAATTTCTACACAACTACAATGGAGTGCTGGTTGTTGTAAGTCACGATCGCCATTTTTTAAATGCTGTAACAACACAGATTGCTGATTTAGATTATGAAACCATCATTGTCTATCCTGGTAATTATAACGATATGTTAGTTGCAAAAACATCGCTCCGAGAAAAAACAGAGTTAGAAAACAAATCAAAAGAGAAAAAAGCAGCCCAACTCAAAGAATTCGTAGCACGCTTTAGCGCAGGAACACGCGCTAGCCAAGTACAATCTCGTCTGCGAGAAATCGAGAGATTAGAGCCTCAAGAGTTAAAAAAATCCAATATTCAACGCCCCTATATCCGTTTTTATCCTCCAGAAAAAGTCTCTGGACAAACGGTTTTCAAAGTAAAAGACATTTCCAAGTCCTATGATGAGAATCTTGTCTTTAATCACCTTAATTTTGAAGTAAGTCGAGGAGATAAAATTGGATTGATTGGAAATAACGGCAAAGGTAAAACAACCCTCATTAAGCTTTTAGCAGGGATACTACCCCTAGATAGTGGCTTTATTGA contains:
- a CDS encoding ABC-F family ATP-binding cassette domain-containing protein, whose amino-acid sequence is MMITLREISKKIGARTLFEDVTITFNSGCRYGLTGPNGAGKSTLFNIILGIDEPSSGSVTLPRKVGFLKQNIAQFSEMNVIDVVIMGNKRLAETFQERDALYELEITDAIGIRLGELEEIIAEEDGYSAESDAEVFLNGIGIPSEWHHKKMHSLPSDRQFRVLLCQALFGNPEALLLDEPTNHLDLESIGWLEKFLHNYNGVLVVVSHDRHFLNAVTTQIADLDYETIIVYPGNYNDMLVAKTSLREKTELENKSKEKKAAQLKEFVARFSAGTRASQVQSRLREIERLEPQELKKSNIQRPYIRFYPPEKVSGQTVFKVKDISKSYDENLVFNHLNFEVSRGDKIGLIGNNGKGKTTLIKLLAGILPLDSGFIEVGHQVQIGYFPQNHSEVIDKKSTMTAFDWLKNRREGINDQDIRSILGKMLFSGDDAFKSIAHLSGGETARLILGGIMLCNYNVLLLDEPNNHLDLEAVSALSWALEDFKGTVIVASHDRDLLNNATNKIIAFETAKPYVFEGNLEGYLAARATK